One genomic window of Rhizomicrobium sp. includes the following:
- a CDS encoding L,D-transpeptidase family protein produces the protein MPSPIESALQSGSGVNPSQRDSLRKFYAARQNAPAWYDQGGLNADGRAALAVLSRAAEDGLDPARYELENLARPFATNDATALAYRDLTFTASLLRYASDMLDGQPAFKHLDSDVDLPASGYDIASGAAQAVATHKISEFLWGLEPQLPQYAPLKTALARYRTAAANGGWPAFAARKAFTAASATPQTLAELQARLGYEDVAVAGPIPASVEEMDAAIKRFQARNGLEAEGNVGAATIAQLNVTASGRAAQIAANMERLRWLPHRFEKAYVQVNVPDASLAVMENGAAILTSRVIVGRPHDRTPIFRAEITGIVANPPWIVPATIARHEIAPKAAADPDYLARNHIVLENGRYRQIPGDDNALGDIKLNVTDRFAVYLHDTPARSLFAKPNRFLSHGCIRVQQIKPLASYALNGDVTSGVDRLDAAIATTQTTPLPIKAPIPLYVVYLTAFPSPDGLQFRSDIYGRDKRLIAAMFGATSYSQAFPAVKGCNHKA, from the coding sequence GTGCCGTCGCCCATCGAATCCGCGCTGCAGTCGGGCTCCGGCGTCAACCCATCCCAGCGCGATTCCCTGCGGAAGTTCTACGCCGCGCGGCAGAACGCGCCGGCCTGGTACGACCAGGGCGGCTTGAATGCCGACGGAAGAGCCGCGCTGGCGGTCCTATCCCGGGCCGCCGAGGACGGGCTGGATCCCGCGCGCTATGAGCTCGAAAATCTTGCGCGCCCCTTCGCGACGAACGACGCGACGGCGCTCGCCTATCGCGACCTGACGTTCACCGCGTCGTTGCTGCGCTACGCCTCCGACATGCTCGACGGACAGCCCGCCTTCAAGCACCTCGACTCCGACGTCGACCTGCCGGCGAGCGGCTACGACATCGCGAGCGGCGCCGCCCAGGCGGTCGCCACGCACAAGATCTCCGAATTCCTCTGGGGCCTCGAGCCGCAGCTTCCGCAATATGCTCCGCTCAAGACGGCGCTGGCGCGGTACCGGACGGCGGCCGCCAATGGCGGCTGGCCCGCCTTCGCCGCGCGCAAGGCCTTCACCGCCGCCAGCGCGACGCCGCAGACCCTCGCCGAGCTCCAGGCGCGTCTCGGCTATGAGGATGTGGCGGTCGCCGGTCCGATACCGGCCTCGGTCGAAGAGATGGACGCGGCCATCAAGCGCTTTCAGGCGCGCAACGGCCTTGAGGCCGAAGGCAATGTCGGCGCCGCGACGATCGCGCAGCTCAACGTCACGGCGTCCGGCCGCGCGGCGCAGATCGCCGCCAATATGGAGCGCCTGCGCTGGCTGCCGCATCGGTTCGAAAAAGCCTATGTCCAGGTCAACGTGCCGGACGCGAGCCTCGCGGTGATGGAGAACGGCGCGGCGATCCTGACCTCGCGCGTCATCGTCGGCCGCCCGCACGACCGCACGCCGATCTTCCGCGCCGAGATCACCGGCATCGTCGCCAATCCGCCCTGGATCGTGCCCGCCACCATCGCGCGGCACGAGATCGCGCCGAAGGCTGCGGCCGATCCGGATTATCTGGCGCGCAACCATATCGTCCTGGAGAACGGCCGGTACCGCCAGATCCCCGGCGACGACAACGCGCTCGGCGACATCAAGCTGAACGTGACCGACCGCTTCGCCGTCTATCTGCACGACACGCCGGCCCGTTCGCTGTTCGCCAAACCGAACCGCTTCCTCAGCCATGGCTGCATCCGCGTGCAGCAGATCAAGCCGCTCGCATCCTATGCGCTCAACGGCGACGTCACCTCGGGCGTCGATCGGCTCGACGCCGCGATCGCGACGACGCAGACGACGCCTCTGCCGATCAAGGCGCCGATCCCGCTCTATGTCGTCTATCTCACGGCCTTCCCCTCGCCCGACGGCCTGCAGTTCCGCTCCGACATCTATGGGCGCGACAAGCGGCTGATCGCCGCGATGTTCGGCGCGACCTCCTATTCGCAGGCCTTCCCCGCCGTGAAGGGTTGCAACCACAAGGCTTGA
- a CDS encoding DUF882 domain-containing protein: MTRSNSRRQILGCLGGIVAAGLAEPATASLIAPTSTLAAPRALTFDNLHTGEKASVEYWAQGKYLPDALHEVNFILRDYRNGEVHPIEPKLLDLLHRLHAKLESSQPFEVISGYRSPQTNAMLRASGHGAASKSYHMKGMAIDIRLGDKGLKDIHEAALLLRAGGVGYYPESDFVHIDVGPVRRW, encoded by the coding sequence ATGACGCGAAGCAATTCGCGCCGGCAAATTCTGGGCTGTTTGGGGGGGATTGTAGCGGCAGGGCTTGCGGAGCCGGCGACGGCAAGCCTCATCGCACCAACGTCGACGCTGGCGGCGCCACGCGCGCTGACCTTCGACAATCTCCACACGGGCGAGAAGGCCAGCGTGGAATATTGGGCGCAGGGCAAATACCTGCCCGACGCCCTACATGAAGTGAATTTCATCTTGCGCGATTATCGCAACGGAGAAGTCCATCCGATCGAGCCGAAGCTGCTCGATCTGCTGCACCGGCTTCACGCGAAGCTCGAAAGCAGCCAGCCCTTCGAGGTGATCTCCGGCTATCGCTCGCCGCAAACCAACGCGATGCTGCGCGCGAGCGGGCATGGCGCGGCGTCCAAAAGCTATCACATGAAGGGCATGGCGATCGACATCCGCCTGGGCGACAAGGGGCTCAAGGACATCCACGAAGCGGCGCTGCTGCTACGCGCCGGCGGCGTCGGCTATTATCCGGAGTCCGACTTCGTCCATATCGATGTCGGTCCCGTCAGGCGATGGTAG
- a CDS encoding LacI family DNA-binding transcriptional regulator — MKPKRPSSPPPTPSAKPASIYDVARRAGVSIKTVSRVVNRQPNVSAQAQARVMDAVNALSYRPNFFARGLASERSFLIGLLYDNPSESYMAGVQIGALRRCREDGYHLIVEQMSMQDPDLGAAVRALVAQSSLHGLILTPPLCDASAVIAALKAEHVRFVRIASRGALPDGASVSIDDQAAAREMTAYLIGLGHRRIGFIRGHPDHSAAHARFEGYRAALEQADIPFAGELCAQGYFSYQSGLEAGEILLSLKNRPTAIFASNDDMAAAVLATAKRFHLKLPSQLSVAGFDDSLVAQVVWPPLTTCRQPIKEMAAAAVALLVQQPTDDVPPERRLDHELIVRQSTAPPGH, encoded by the coding sequence ATGAAGCCCAAGCGCCCGTCTTCGCCGCCGCCCACGCCGTCCGCCAAGCCCGCCAGCATCTACGACGTGGCCCGGCGCGCCGGCGTTTCGATCAAGACGGTGTCGCGCGTCGTCAACCGCCAACCCAATGTCAGCGCCCAGGCCCAGGCGCGCGTGATGGACGCGGTGAACGCGCTGTCCTACCGGCCCAACTTCTTCGCGCGCGGGCTGGCCAGCGAGCGGTCGTTCCTGATCGGCCTGCTCTACGACAACCCGTCGGAAAGCTACATGGCGGGGGTGCAGATCGGCGCGCTGAGGCGCTGCCGCGAGGACGGCTATCACCTGATCGTCGAGCAGATGAGCATGCAGGATCCCGATCTCGGCGCCGCGGTGCGCGCGCTGGTCGCGCAATCCTCTCTACACGGACTGATCCTGACGCCGCCGCTGTGCGACGCCTCGGCCGTGATCGCGGCGCTGAAGGCCGAGCATGTGCGCTTTGTGCGCATCGCGTCCAGGGGCGCCCTGCCCGACGGCGCCAGCGTCAGCATCGACGATCAAGCGGCGGCGCGGGAAATGACGGCTTATCTCATCGGCCTCGGCCATCGCCGCATCGGCTTCATCAGGGGCCATCCCGACCACAGCGCGGCGCATGCGCGCTTCGAGGGCTATCGCGCCGCGCTCGAGCAGGCGGACATCCCCTTCGCCGGGGAACTCTGCGCGCAGGGCTATTTCTCCTACCAGTCCGGCCTGGAGGCGGGAGAGATCCTACTGTCGCTGAAGAACCGGCCGACCGCGATCTTCGCCAGCAATGACGACATGGCGGCCGCCGTGCTCGCCACCGCGAAGCGCTTTCATCTGAAGCTGCCGTCGCAGCTTTCGGTCGCGGGGTTCGACGATTCCCTCGTCGCCCAGGTGGTGTGGCCGCCGCTGACGACCTGCCGCCAGCCGATCAAGGAGATGGCCGCCGCCGCCGTCGCGCTCCTGGTGCAGCAGCCGACCGACGACGTGCCGCCGGAGCGCCGGCTGGATCACGAGCTGATCGTGCGTCAGTCGACGGCGCCGCCCGGCCACTGA